In Pseudovibrio brasiliensis, the following are encoded in one genomic region:
- a CDS encoding TRAP transporter substrate-binding protein — protein MKRRDFLKTAVATGAAGGASVLAAPAIANATLNLKLVGAFPKGFPGVGTSAEQLGKRIEALSDGKISIKYYGGGELVPPFETFSAVSSGTADIGHNAPYYQVGKIRSTMYFTTLPFGLDATELSGWLRHGGGQALWDEAYAPHNVKPFYAGSSGAQAGGWFKKPIKSLDDLVGLKMRIAGLGGDILRKVGATTVVTPPPEIYPALQSGVVDAAEFVGPWNDLALGLYKIAPYYHLPAFHEPGPGLEMIVNQNTYENLSPWLKEVLAQAATAQAEESTAEFRYNNTIALSTLVERGAILSAFPPDVIEAIGAAAREVIAAYPSGDAMSEKIHGSYMEYVKACSLYGARMEGRLYQDRAQVWST, from the coding sequence ATGAAACGTCGTGACTTTCTTAAAACAGCTGTGGCAACGGGCGCTGCCGGTGGGGCCTCAGTTCTTGCTGCACCAGCGATTGCAAACGCGACGCTGAACCTGAAGCTTGTGGGTGCGTTCCCAAAGGGTTTCCCTGGTGTTGGCACATCTGCAGAACAGCTGGGAAAGCGCATTGAAGCGCTGTCTGACGGCAAAATTTCTATCAAGTATTATGGTGGCGGGGAGCTGGTTCCTCCGTTCGAGACTTTCTCTGCGGTTTCCTCCGGCACGGCTGATATCGGCCACAATGCACCTTACTATCAGGTGGGCAAAATCCGTTCGACCATGTACTTCACCACCCTGCCGTTTGGTCTGGATGCGACTGAGCTTTCCGGCTGGTTGCGTCATGGCGGTGGTCAGGCACTGTGGGACGAAGCTTATGCACCGCACAACGTGAAGCCATTTTACGCAGGCAGCTCTGGCGCACAGGCAGGCGGCTGGTTCAAGAAGCCGATCAAGTCTCTGGATGACCTTGTCGGCCTGAAGATGCGCATCGCCGGTCTTGGTGGAGACATTCTGCGCAAAGTGGGTGCAACCACTGTTGTGACACCTCCGCCAGAGATCTACCCAGCACTGCAGTCTGGCGTTGTTGATGCCGCTGAGTTTGTTGGCCCATGGAATGACCTCGCACTCGGCCTTTACAAAATCGCGCCTTACTATCACCTGCCAGCCTTCCATGAGCCAGGTCCGGGTCTGGAAATGATCGTCAACCAGAACACCTATGAAAACCTGAGCCCTTGGCTGAAGGAAGTCCTGGCACAGGCAGCAACTGCTCAGGCTGAAGAGAGCACCGCAGAGTTCCGTTACAACAACACCATTGCTCTTTCCACGCTTGTTGAACGCGGCGCAATTCTTTCAGCGTTTCCGCCGGATGTGATTGAAGCCATTGGTGCTGCGGCCCGCGAAGTTATTGCGGCTTACCCATCAGGCGATGCGATGAGTGAAAAGATCCATGGCTCCTACATGGAATACGTGAAAGCTTGCTCTTTGTATGGTGCACGGATGGAGGGGCGGCTCTATCAGGATCGAGCTCAGGTCTGGTCTACTTAA
- a CDS encoding TetR/AcrR family transcriptional regulator, whose product MKGTTKASRTQHRILEAAIDYVQAQGGGQFSLDAIAKHAGVSKGGLLYNFPSKQALIRAMVQYHVDGTRETIASEEHKLAEDPYRHKLMRAFLKGLCSKFKEDNKAASGMLAAIADDPSLLDPVRVFHKEMYARIQEESEDPELATLVYLAVEGVHSNGIFQVLDETQLNVEEQLERMFEILK is encoded by the coding sequence GTGAAGGGCACGACGAAAGCCAGCAGAACACAGCATCGCATTCTTGAAGCAGCCATCGACTATGTACAAGCACAGGGCGGTGGGCAGTTTTCGTTGGATGCTATCGCCAAGCATGCGGGCGTTTCCAAAGGTGGGCTTCTTTACAACTTCCCAAGCAAGCAGGCGCTCATCCGTGCCATGGTGCAGTACCACGTGGATGGCACTCGTGAAACAATCGCTTCAGAAGAACATAAGCTGGCTGAGGATCCGTATCGCCACAAGCTGATGCGTGCTTTTCTGAAAGGGCTTTGCAGCAAGTTCAAGGAAGACAACAAGGCCGCATCCGGCATGCTGGCTGCGATTGCAGATGACCCAAGCCTGCTCGATCCTGTGCGCGTCTTTCATAAAGAGATGTATGCTCGTATTCAGGAAGAGTCAGAAGACCCAGAGCTGGCGACACTCGTCTATCTGGCCGTTGAAGGCGTTCACAGCAATGGCATCTTTCAGGTTCTGGATGAGACCCAGCTGAACGTAGAAGAGCAACTTGAACGGATGTTTGAGATACTCAAGTAA
- a CDS encoding cold-shock protein, whose translation MRQDGTLKFFNHDKGYGFVTPADGSKDIFVHITAFERSGIAVPAEGAAITFVAEEDRRGRGLQASQIELA comes from the coding sequence ATGAGACAAGACGGTACCCTCAAATTCTTCAACCACGACAAAGGCTACGGCTTCGTTACTCCAGCTGACGGTTCCAAAGACATCTTTGTTCACATCACTGCTTTCGAACGCTCCGGCATTGCAGTTCCAGCTGAAGGTGCAGCGATCACTTTCGTTGCTGAAGAAGATCGTCGTGGCCGCGGTTTGCAGGCTTCTCAGATTGAGCTTGCTTAA
- a CDS encoding branched-chain amino acid ABC transporter permease yields the protein MMMKLLSGDNPRSKMLSVVLLLILFGLMFAPFLFPGTRSLDTAARICIFIMLVASYDLLLGYTGVVSFAHTMFFGIGAYGTALALVNMGASYSAIVLGTVCGALVAGVFAFVIALFSLRVKAIFFAMMTLAVASAFLVLISQLSGITGGEDGLSYRIPREMTPAFKLVKEKVLGVRLNGKLITYYVVFFSSLCLFLVLLRMVNSPFGRVLQAIRENAFRAEAIGYKVVRYRSVATILSAVMAALAGSLMAIWLRYTGPATTLSMDIMVDILLMVVIGGMGSMYGAVIGAVLFLLTQSYLQNLLGILQESLGSLPVVSDVVSPERWLLWLGILFICSIYWFPKGVVGRLRGT from the coding sequence ATGATGATGAAACTCCTTTCTGGTGACAACCCACGTAGCAAGATGCTCAGCGTCGTGCTGCTGCTCATCCTGTTCGGCTTGATGTTTGCGCCCTTCCTGTTTCCCGGTACGCGGTCGCTGGATACCGCAGCGCGGATCTGCATCTTTATTATGCTGGTGGCCAGCTATGACTTGCTGCTGGGGTACACGGGTGTGGTGTCCTTTGCCCATACCATGTTCTTTGGCATTGGGGCTTATGGAACCGCGCTGGCACTGGTGAACATGGGCGCTTCCTACAGTGCGATTGTGCTGGGCACGGTGTGTGGTGCGTTGGTGGCCGGGGTGTTTGCCTTCGTGATTGCACTGTTTTCTCTGCGTGTGAAGGCGATCTTCTTCGCCATGATGACGCTGGCGGTGGCGAGTGCGTTTCTGGTTCTGATTTCACAGCTGTCAGGTATCACCGGCGGTGAGGATGGGTTGAGCTACCGCATTCCTCGGGAGATGACGCCTGCGTTCAAGCTGGTGAAAGAGAAGGTTCTGGGTGTTCGCCTCAATGGCAAGCTGATCACGTACTATGTGGTATTCTTCAGCAGCCTGTGCCTGTTCCTCGTACTGCTGCGTATGGTGAACTCGCCGTTTGGTCGGGTTCTGCAGGCAATCCGTGAGAATGCGTTCCGGGCAGAGGCAATCGGGTACAAGGTGGTTCGATATCGCAGCGTAGCGACGATCCTGTCTGCGGTGATGGCAGCGCTTGCGGGCTCCCTGATGGCCATTTGGTTGCGCTATACGGGACCGGCAACCACCCTCTCTATGGATATAATGGTGGACATTCTGTTGATGGTTGTGATTGGCGGAATGGGCAGCATGTATGGCGCTGTGATCGGGGCTGTTTTGTTCCTGCTCACACAGTCATATTTACAGAATCTCCTTGGTATCCTTCAGGAATCATTGGGTAGTTTGCCCGTGGTGTCAGACGTGGTCTCACCAGAACGCTGGCTGCTGTGGCTGGGAATCCTGTTCATCTGCAGCATCTACTGGTTCCCCAAGGGTGTGGTGGGGCGGCTGAGAGGTACATAA
- a CDS encoding branched-chain amino acid ABC transporter permease gives MSDSLIKPRIERPPLSQVIEAKAPLFLVPVLMLIGLLAIGSGSTWLTLTAAGLAMGMMIFIMASGLTVIFGLMDVINFGHGAFISLGAFAGFTILGLLAGWIESPSIALNLGAVLLAVAFAMLVTGLAGYGFERLIVKPVYGQHLKQILVTMGGLVVTQQLIYVIWGPDEIVLARPTAFQGSFVVLGAAIEKYRVLAIAIGLVLFVAMRLVLSRTRIGLLVRAGVQNGEMVEALGYPIQKLFLAVFMAGCALAGLGGVMWGLYQETITAHMGAEVMISVFIVVIIGGLGSIEGCFIGAMLVGLLTNYTGFLIPKLALVSTILLMGAVLMWRPQGLYPVVKAH, from the coding sequence ATGAGCGACAGCCTGATTAAACCACGCATTGAACGCCCTCCTCTCTCTCAGGTGATTGAGGCAAAGGCTCCGTTGTTTCTGGTACCGGTTCTTATGCTGATTGGATTGCTGGCGATTGGGTCAGGTTCCACTTGGTTGACGCTGACCGCAGCAGGACTAGCGATGGGGATGATGATCTTCATCATGGCTTCAGGCCTCACTGTGATCTTTGGCCTGATGGACGTGATCAACTTTGGGCATGGAGCATTCATCTCGCTGGGTGCCTTTGCAGGCTTCACTATTTTGGGCTTGCTCGCTGGTTGGATCGAGAGCCCCAGTATTGCGCTCAATCTGGGAGCTGTTTTGCTGGCGGTGGCTTTTGCCATGTTGGTGACGGGGTTGGCGGGTTATGGCTTTGAGCGGCTGATTGTGAAGCCGGTTTATGGACAGCACCTGAAGCAGATCCTCGTGACCATGGGCGGGCTGGTTGTCACCCAGCAGCTGATCTACGTGATCTGGGGGCCGGATGAGATCGTTCTGGCACGGCCAACTGCGTTTCAAGGCTCCTTCGTTGTGTTAGGGGCCGCCATTGAGAAGTACCGCGTACTGGCCATTGCAATCGGGCTCGTGCTGTTTGTCGCCATGCGGTTGGTGTTGAGCCGGACGCGTATCGGGTTGCTGGTGCGGGCTGGTGTGCAGAATGGCGAGATGGTGGAGGCGCTAGGGTATCCAATCCAGAAACTGTTCCTCGCTGTCTTCATGGCTGGCTGTGCGCTCGCCGGGCTCGGCGGTGTGATGTGGGGGCTTTATCAGGAAACCATCACGGCTCACATGGGCGCTGAAGTGATGATCTCCGTGTTCATTGTGGTGATCATTGGCGGGCTCGGTTCGATAGAGGGCTGCTTTATCGGGGCTATGCTGGTGGGGCTGTTGACCAACTACACGGGTTTTCTGATCCCCAAACTGGCATTGGTTTCGACCATTCTGCTGATGGGGGCTGTTTTGATGTGGCGACCTCAGGGTCTCTACCCTGTCGTCAAAGCGCATTGA
- a CDS encoding ABC transporter ATP-binding protein — protein MSDALLTLKGVHTHIGPYHILQGVDLEVPRGGVTVLLGRNGAGKTTTLRTIMGLWQASQGAILFDNAEIQKETTPAIAQREIAFVPEDMGIFTDLTVHENMLLAARGGAIDEERLNWIFGLFPPLKTFWQSAAGNLSGGQKQMLAVARAIIEPRKLLLIDEPTKGLAPAIINAMIAALKELKEMQTTILLVEQNFSMARAVGDNAAVMDDGRIVYSGEMAELADDTELQERLMGLSLEAHQ, from the coding sequence ATGTCTGATGCTCTTCTCACGCTGAAAGGCGTTCACACACATATCGGGCCTTACCACATCTTGCAGGGCGTTGATCTGGAGGTCCCACGTGGCGGCGTGACGGTTCTGCTGGGGCGTAATGGCGCTGGCAAGACGACCACACTGCGCACCATCATGGGACTGTGGCAGGCTTCGCAAGGGGCTATCCTGTTCGACAATGCTGAGATCCAGAAGGAAACTACACCGGCCATTGCCCAGCGGGAGATTGCTTTTGTGCCCGAGGATATGGGCATCTTCACCGATCTGACGGTTCATGAAAACATGCTTCTGGCAGCGCGAGGTGGCGCGATTGATGAGGAACGGTTGAACTGGATATTTGGTCTGTTCCCTCCCCTCAAGACCTTCTGGCAGAGCGCGGCTGGCAACCTTTCTGGCGGACAAAAGCAGATGTTGGCTGTTGCAAGGGCGATCATCGAGCCACGTAAGTTGCTGCTGATTGATGAGCCAACCAAGGGGCTGGCGCCTGCGATCATCAACGCCATGATTGCCGCGCTGAAAGAGCTGAAAGAAATGCAGACGACAATCCTGCTGGTGGAGCAGAACTTTTCCATGGCGCGGGCGGTGGGAGACAACGCGGCGGTGATGGATGACGGGCGGATTGTGTATTCCGGCGAGATGGCGGAGCTGGCAGACGATACTGAGTTGCAGGAGAGGTTGATGGGACTTTCACTGGAGGCGCACCAATGA
- a CDS encoding ABC transporter ATP-binding protein, whose product MQADEKPVLSTRDLTIRFGGHVAVDAVSCDFHRGTLTAIVGPNGAGKTTYFNLISGQLVASSGHVWFNGEDITRMSVADRTLRGIGRAFQLTNLFSGLSVRENARLAVQAHQRMGMDLFSMADSHVELIQRAEHILAEVHLLDKVEQITSELSHGDQRKLEVALMIAIGPQVLMFDEPTAGMSVDEVPIVLDLIRELKQDKDRTILLVEHKMDVIRSLADRIIVLHNGELVADGDPAEVIASPVVQQAYLGVAPEEKEEGAHV is encoded by the coding sequence ATGCAAGCAGATGAGAAGCCAGTTCTGAGTACGCGTGACCTGACCATTCGCTTTGGAGGTCATGTGGCCGTTGATGCGGTGTCCTGTGATTTTCATCGCGGGACACTAACAGCAATTGTTGGGCCTAACGGCGCGGGGAAGACGACTTACTTCAACCTGATCTCTGGTCAGCTGGTGGCCAGCTCTGGTCATGTCTGGTTCAATGGTGAGGACATCACCCGCATGTCGGTGGCGGATCGGACTTTGCGAGGGATTGGGCGGGCGTTTCAGCTGACCAATCTGTTCTCCGGCCTGAGCGTTCGTGAAAATGCAAGGCTGGCTGTGCAGGCTCATCAACGCATGGGGATGGATTTGTTTTCCATGGCGGACAGTCATGTGGAGCTGATCCAGAGGGCCGAGCACATTCTGGCGGAGGTGCATCTGTTGGATAAAGTCGAACAGATCACCTCAGAACTCTCTCATGGAGATCAACGCAAGCTGGAAGTAGCACTGATGATTGCCATTGGTCCGCAGGTGCTGATGTTTGATGAACCAACGGCAGGTATGAGCGTTGATGAAGTACCCATTGTGCTCGATCTGATCCGCGAGTTGAAGCAGGACAAGGACCGAACGATCCTGCTGGTGGAGCACAAGATGGATGTGATCCGCTCTCTGGCAGACCGGATTATCGTGCTGCACAACGGAGAGCTGGTAGCAGATGGAGACCCGGCAGAGGTGATCGCCTCCCCCGTCGTGCAGCAGGCCTATCTGGGTGTTGCGCCCGAAGAAAAAGAAGAGGGTGCGCATGTCTGA
- a CDS encoding bile acid:sodium symporter family protein has translation MDILLKLFLPLSLAFIMFSLGITLTLQDFKRVVQMPRAFSVGMLGQLLLLPAIAFLILQVVELEPAMAFGVMLLSFAPGGVTSNMLTRFSGGSVALAVSLTAVTSVLCVLTVPIFSAAAADYFLGAAMPKIDVTAIGISMALITAVPVALGVAVNHLAPSFTSAISKVVSVVASVLFVVIVLGAIATNWSVLTANILELGPVLIFLNVVMLLIGYGGAKMMKLSHPDSVAIAMEVGVQNATLGITVGALIAMSGEALPPYSLASGIYGITMYGCAFLFILWARRKAKAHPELRAQNELS, from the coding sequence ATGGACATTCTCTTAAAGCTGTTTTTGCCGCTTTCGCTGGCGTTTATCATGTTCTCCCTCGGGATCACGCTGACACTGCAGGACTTTAAACGCGTGGTGCAGATGCCGCGTGCGTTCAGCGTTGGTATGCTGGGGCAGTTGCTGTTGCTGCCCGCCATCGCGTTCCTCATTTTGCAGGTTGTTGAGCTGGAGCCAGCCATGGCGTTTGGCGTGATGCTGCTTTCCTTTGCACCGGGTGGCGTGACCTCTAACATGCTGACGCGGTTCAGTGGCGGGTCGGTTGCATTGGCCGTATCACTGACGGCTGTTACCAGTGTGTTGTGTGTGCTGACTGTTCCGATTTTTTCAGCGGCAGCTGCCGATTACTTTCTGGGTGCGGCGATGCCCAAGATTGATGTGACTGCTATTGGCATATCCATGGCGTTGATCACCGCTGTTCCCGTTGCTTTAGGTGTGGCCGTCAATCATCTGGCGCCTTCATTTACCTCTGCCATCTCCAAGGTGGTTTCCGTGGTGGCTTCCGTGTTGTTCGTGGTGATTGTGCTGGGTGCAATTGCCACCAACTGGTCGGTGCTGACTGCCAATATTCTGGAGTTGGGGCCGGTGCTCATCTTCCTGAATGTGGTGATGCTGCTGATTGGTTATGGCGGGGCGAAAATGATGAAGCTTTCGCACCCAGATAGCGTTGCTATCGCCATGGAAGTGGGCGTTCAAAACGCCACGCTGGGGATCACCGTTGGGGCCTTAATTGCCATGAGCGGTGAGGCCTTGCCGCCTTATAGTTTGGCCTCCGGCATTTACGGCATCACCATGTATGGCTGCGCTTTCCTCTTCATCTTATGGGCACGGCGGAAGGCGAAGGCACACCCGGAACTTCGTGCTCAAAATGAACTTTCATAG
- a CDS encoding substrate-binding domain-containing protein, with translation MHKLLRAAAVSLAASAFALSVSSSISSAEEPIKIAHVYGKTGPFEAYAKQSHVGLMMGLEYATGGTMEIDGRKIEVIEKDSQLKPDIGRAMLAEAYGDDEVDLAIGPVSSGVALAMLPVAEEYEKLLIVEPAVADSITGANFNRYIFRTSRNSSQDAIANAVALGQDGASVATLAQDYAFGRDGVAAFRNAIAKTNAKLVFEEYAPTDTKDFTASAQRIFEALKDEEGRKFLFVIWAGGGNPLAKINAMNPERYGIEIATGGNILAALKAYKAMPGMEGATYYYYEIPKNPVNDWLVKEHEARYSSPPDFFTAGGMAAGIAAVEAIRKAGSTDTEELITAMEGMEFEGPKGLMKFRAEDHQALQSMYHFKIRVDPEVEWGIPELVRELTIEDMDIPIQNQ, from the coding sequence ATGCATAAATTACTTCGGGCCGCGGCGGTTAGCCTGGCGGCCAGCGCATTTGCACTTTCTGTTTCATCAAGCATTTCCTCTGCGGAAGAACCAATCAAGATTGCCCACGTTTATGGTAAAACCGGCCCGTTTGAGGCTTATGCCAAGCAATCCCATGTGGGCCTGATGATGGGGCTGGAGTACGCCACCGGCGGTACTATGGAGATTGATGGCCGTAAGATTGAGGTGATTGAGAAGGATAGTCAGCTTAAGCCGGATATCGGACGGGCCATGCTGGCTGAAGCTTATGGCGATGACGAGGTTGATCTGGCAATCGGGCCAGTATCCTCCGGTGTTGCTCTGGCCATGCTGCCGGTTGCAGAAGAATATGAGAAGCTGCTGATTGTGGAGCCAGCGGTGGCAGACAGCATCACCGGGGCCAACTTCAACCGCTACATTTTCCGCACATCTCGCAACTCCTCTCAGGATGCAATCGCCAATGCTGTGGCGCTTGGGCAGGATGGCGCCTCCGTCGCCACGCTTGCACAGGATTATGCATTTGGCCGGGATGGTGTGGCTGCCTTCCGCAATGCCATTGCAAAGACCAATGCCAAGCTGGTGTTTGAGGAATATGCTCCGACAGACACCAAGGACTTTACCGCAAGTGCCCAGCGCATTTTTGAAGCGCTGAAGGATGAAGAGGGCCGCAAGTTCCTGTTCGTGATCTGGGCTGGTGGCGGTAATCCGCTGGCGAAGATCAACGCCATGAACCCGGAACGCTACGGGATCGAGATCGCGACAGGCGGCAATATTCTCGCTGCACTCAAAGCCTATAAGGCTATGCCAGGCATGGAAGGGGCGACCTACTATTACTACGAGATCCCAAAGAACCCGGTGAACGATTGGCTGGTGAAGGAGCATGAGGCTCGTTACAGCTCACCGCCGGATTTCTTTACCGCTGGTGGTATGGCTGCAGGCATTGCGGCTGTGGAGGCGATCCGTAAAGCAGGTTCTACCGATACGGAGGAGCTGATCACCGCGATGGAAGGCATGGAGTTTGAAGGGCCGAAAGGACTGATGAAGTTCCGCGCGGAGGACCATCAGGCACTGCAGTCCATGTATCACTTCAAAATCCGTGTGGACCCTGAGGTGGAATGGGGCATTCCTGAACTGGTGCGTGAACTGACCATTGAAGACATGGATATCCCTATTCAGAACCAATAG
- a CDS encoding rhodanese-like domain-containing protein, which translates to MASRALEYSPADPKLALGHFRSILQFETDCSDVQADLAEGTAEFVLLDVRGPVRFAQGHVDGALCLHHRDLTEENLAKWPMDTVFVVYCAGPHCNGADKAAYNLSVLGRPVKIMLGGMTGWIDEGFELVKSPAEEVA; encoded by the coding sequence ATGGCTTCACGTGCACTCGAATATTCCCCGGCAGACCCAAAGCTGGCACTTGGGCATTTCCGTTCCATCCTGCAGTTTGAAACTGACTGCTCAGATGTTCAGGCTGACCTGGCAGAAGGTACAGCTGAGTTTGTGTTGCTTGATGTTCGCGGTCCAGTTCGGTTTGCGCAGGGACACGTGGATGGGGCACTTTGCCTGCATCACCGTGATCTGACGGAAGAGAACCTTGCCAAGTGGCCGATGGACACTGTGTTCGTGGTCTACTGCGCCGGGCCGCACTGCAACGGAGCGGACAAAGCGGCTTACAACCTCTCAGTTCTGGGTCGCCCGGTGAAGATTATGCTGGGCGGTATGACCGGCTGGATCGACGAAGGCTTTGAGCTGGTTAAATCACCGGCGGAAGAAGTCGCTTAA
- the ftrA gene encoding transcriptional regulator FtrA, protein MVSKTPTKPQGPLVATLLYDGLCTFEFGQAYELFGLPRPEFGANWYRYETVAIEDGPIRAAGGLEIKAEKQLDALEQADIIIIPGWRGIETPVPEDLIEALCKAYTRGARVASICSGAFVLAQAGLLNGRTATTHWRYAEALQSEFPAINVEEDRLYSETDRVFTSAGSAAGIDLALHIIRQDYGSQIANSVAKRLVAPPFREGTQTQFAEQPVPEERESKRFASLFEELEKKRAYTMSVPEMATLMGMSQRTFIRKFSKVTGQAPAEWRRAKQLETAKHLLEAEETMDMENLSHLCGFGSAATLRHHFRSKYGTTPTAYRLQFQTRQA, encoded by the coding sequence ATGGTTTCAAAGACACCCACCAAGCCCCAAGGCCCACTCGTCGCAACGCTGCTCTATGATGGCCTTTGCACCTTCGAGTTTGGACAGGCCTACGAACTCTTCGGCCTGCCACGACCGGAGTTCGGCGCAAACTGGTATAGATATGAAACCGTCGCCATTGAAGACGGCCCAATCCGCGCCGCTGGCGGTCTGGAAATCAAAGCTGAAAAGCAGCTCGACGCGCTCGAACAGGCAGACATCATCATCATCCCCGGTTGGCGGGGCATTGAAACCCCTGTGCCGGAAGATCTAATCGAAGCACTTTGCAAAGCCTACACTCGGGGTGCCCGTGTTGCCTCCATCTGCTCCGGTGCCTTTGTACTGGCACAAGCGGGCCTGCTCAACGGCAGAACAGCCACCACTCACTGGCGTTACGCCGAAGCCCTGCAAAGCGAGTTCCCCGCCATCAACGTGGAAGAAGACCGCTTGTACTCAGAAACCGACAGAGTGTTCACGTCCGCAGGCAGTGCAGCGGGCATTGATCTGGCTCTCCACATCATCCGACAGGACTACGGTTCCCAGATCGCCAACAGTGTCGCCAAACGACTGGTCGCCCCACCTTTCCGGGAAGGCACACAAACTCAGTTTGCAGAACAGCCTGTGCCGGAAGAGCGGGAAAGCAAACGCTTTGCGTCTCTCTTTGAGGAGTTGGAAAAGAAGCGGGCCTACACTATGTCTGTGCCAGAAATGGCCACCCTTATGGGGATGAGTCAGCGCACCTTCATCCGCAAGTTCTCGAAGGTCACCGGTCAGGCCCCAGCGGAATGGCGCCGAGCCAAACAGCTGGAAACGGCCAAGCATTTGCTGGAAGCAGAAGAGACCATGGACATGGAGAACCTCTCCCACCTCTGCGGCTTCGGCTCAGCAGCAACCCTGCGCCATCACTTCAGAAGCAAATACGGCACCACCCCAACAGCCTACCGCCTCCAGTTCCAAACTCGTCAGGCCTGA
- a CDS encoding NAD(P)/FAD-dependent oxidoreductase, with protein sequence MDGSLTKRVAIIGAGPAGLFAAEQLAKAGVSVSVFDQRPSPARKFLMAGLGGLNLTHSEDLETFLSRYRPAHEQLLQSVRAFPPTALREWSAELGEPTFAGSSGKVFPESFKASPLLRNWLKLLDQHGVTLHSNTRWCGFDEAGALLLQRGNEAVEAQNFDAILLALGGGSWAKLGSDGSWVSILRDKQIEVKELLPANCGFEIAFSDHFKERYKGTPLKKIAISHGGKRVVGDAMLDASGIEGGVVYALSADLRDAILQQGSTQIEVDLKPDVSAEKLAAKLKKPRGKQSMSNFLRKATGLPSAAIALMREAGPLPVEADELAAHIKALPLQLTAPRPIDRAISSAGGISFDEIDEHYMLTKLPGVFVAGEMLDWEAPTGGYLLQAVFATGRSAALGITAYLQA encoded by the coding sequence ATGGATGGATCTTTGACAAAGCGCGTTGCAATCATCGGAGCAGGCCCTGCCGGGCTGTTTGCAGCAGAGCAGCTGGCGAAAGCCGGTGTGTCGGTGAGCGTGTTTGATCAACGCCCTTCCCCTGCCCGCAAGTTTCTGATGGCTGGTCTTGGTGGTCTCAATCTAACCCATAGCGAGGATCTGGAGACCTTTCTCAGCCGCTATCGCCCTGCGCATGAGCAACTGCTGCAGTCCGTGCGGGCGTTTCCTCCGACAGCGCTGCGGGAGTGGAGCGCTGAACTGGGTGAGCCGACATTTGCAGGTTCCAGCGGCAAAGTGTTTCCTGAAAGCTTCAAGGCCTCACCGCTTTTGCGCAATTGGCTGAAGCTGCTGGATCAGCATGGGGTAACGCTGCATTCCAACACCCGATGGTGTGGGTTTGATGAAGCTGGTGCGCTGTTGCTTCAGAGAGGCAATGAGGCTGTCGAAGCGCAGAACTTTGATGCGATTTTGCTGGCTCTGGGCGGAGGGTCCTGGGCCAAGCTTGGTTCTGATGGTTCCTGGGTTTCCATTTTACGCGACAAGCAGATTGAGGTGAAAGAGCTGCTCCCTGCCAACTGTGGGTTCGAGATTGCGTTTTCTGATCACTTCAAAGAACGCTATAAAGGAACGCCCCTCAAGAAGATTGCCATCTCGCATGGTGGCAAGCGCGTTGTTGGCGATGCAATGCTGGATGCTTCAGGGATTGAAGGCGGTGTGGTCTATGCGTTGTCTGCGGACTTGCGGGATGCGATCCTGCAGCAGGGCTCCACACAGATTGAGGTTGATCTGAAGCCGGATGTGTCCGCGGAAAAACTGGCTGCCAAGCTTAAGAAGCCGCGTGGTAAGCAGTCCATGAGCAACTTCCTGCGCAAGGCCACTGGCCTTCCTTCTGCAGCGATTGCCTTGATGCGAGAGGCTGGGCCGTTGCCGGTTGAGGCCGATGAGCTGGCGGCGCATATCAAGGCTTTGCCGTTACAGCTCACCGCACCACGTCCGATTGACCGCGCGATCTCCAGCGCGGGCGGTATTTCTTTTGATGAGATCGACGAGCACTACATGCTCACCAAACTGCCCGGCGTATTCGTGGCCGGTGAGATGCTGGACTGGGAGGCGCCGACCGGTGGCTACCTGCTGCAAGCCGTATTCGCAACAGGCCGCTCCGCAGCGCTTGGTATCACAGCATATCTTCAGGCCTGA